The following is a genomic window from Amycolatopsis acidiphila.
CAAGGCATACCGGCTCGCCCGATCGATGTTCGCGACGGCAGTGGACGACGGGCGGATCAAGCGCAACCCTTGCCGGATCAAAGGGGCCGATCAGCACCGGACGCCGGAGCGACCGCACGCGTCCATCGACGAGGTGTACCGGCTGGCTGATGTGATGCCGCCTCGGTATCGCTTCCTCGTGCTCCTGGCGGCGTTCTCCGGGCTTCGGTGGGGTGAGCTGGTGGCATTGCAGGCGCGAGACGTTGACCGGGAGACGATGTTGGTCCGGGTCTCACGGAAGATCGCCCAGATGAAGGACGGCGAGCTGGTTGTCGGGCCAACCAAGTCGGCGGCCGGCGTGCGGACGGTGGCGCTGCCCCGGTTCCTGGACGAGGACTTGGCGGCGCACCTGCCCGAGTTCGCGGAGCCGGGACGGGAAGGGCTGCTGTTCACGGGCAAGCGCGGCGGCATCCTGCGGCGGGGCAACTTCCACCGGGAGACGGACTGGGCCAGGACGGTGGTCAAGGCAGGGTTGCCCAAGGGCTTCCACTTTCATGACCTGCGCCACACGGGCAACCAGATGGCGGCGGAGGCGGGGGCGACCACGCGCGAGCTGATGCAGCGGATGGGCCAGAGCACGGTCCGGGCAGCGTTGATCTACCAGCACGCCACGAGTGCCCGTGACCGGCAGATCGCGGACGAGTTGAACGCTCGGGTGGAGCGGTACCGGTCGAGCAAGCGGGGTGACCCCGACGACGGATCGGCCGCCTCTATGGTGCCGATTGGCTAGTGGCACGGGAATGGCACAAACGAGACGAGCGACGGCCCCAAGACCGGGATCGCCGCTCGTTTTGTGCCGCTGACCTGCGGTGATGTACTGGAGCGGGCGACGGGAATCGAACCCGCGTAGCCAGTTTGGAAGACTGGGGCTCTACCATTGAGCTACGCCCGCATGCGCCTCGGTCACCCGGGGTGCGCGACCAGTTTAGCGGGTCAGGCTAGAGTGATCGCAGCGCCCCGCCGGGGGCGATCGGGATGTGGCGCAGCTTGGTAGCGCATCCGCTTTGGGAGCGGAGGGTCGCAGGTTCAAATCCTGTCATCCCGACAACAGGCCTTTGACCTGCATTTTGCCCCTTCTTGGACCGTCCGATGCGGTTCTGGAGCTAGCGCGGCGCTCAGAGACACTCGGCTTGGAGAGTTTTTGTATGCCGATCCAACGCTTCAGCCAGCTCTTGACCCGTTCCAGGCACTGATCGACGTGTGCTGTTCGAGGACGTTGCTGATGGGCTGACACGGCGCGGATGATCTTGATATGGGTGAGGACCTCTGGGTTCGGGGTGGGGCACCCACAACGCTCACCGAATGTCCGGAGGTCCTCGACGGTCCACCGTAACGCGCCGTTGACTCCGACCGGCAGGCTTCGCCTGCCCGCTGTGTCGTGGAGGAGGGCTGGGCGCTGCGGCGAGCGGCGGAACGGTTCCAGGTCTCGCACACGACCGCGGCCAGCTGGGCTGGGCGGTACCGGGCGATGGTCCGGCCGGGATGGCCGACCGCGATCACGTCACGACGGAACTCCTTCGGGTAAGGCTTGAGCACGATACCGATCCTTCCAGCGAGGAACTCATCCTCGCCGATCAGGAGTCAACCGAACCCTGGCCAGCTCCCGAGGGCACCCCAGAAGGGTAGGGCCTGATGGCCGAGCGGCCCGCGCTCTACGTGCAGGATGCGACACTGCGGGACGGTATGCACGCCGTTCGACACCGGCTCATGCGGACCAGGTCGGTGCGGTCGCGTCGGCAGTGGGCAAGGCCCGCGTTGACGCGATCGAGGTCGCCCACGGCGACGGCCTCGCCGGGTCCAGCCTGACCTACGGGCCCGGCAGCAACACAGACTGGGAGTGGATCTCCGCGGCCGCCGAGGTCGTCGAGAACGCGAGGCTCACGGCGCTGCTGCTGCCGGGGATCGGCACATCGAGGAGCTGGCGAAGGCCCACGACCTCGGCGTCGTGTCGGTCCGAGTGGCCACTCACGCCACCGAGGCCGACATCGCGATCCAGCACATCGGCAAGGCCCGCGAGTTCGGCATGGACGCGTCCGGGTTCCTGGTGACGTCGCACATGGCTCCCGCGGCCGAGTTGACCGAGCGGGCCAAGATCATGGAGGACGCCGGCGCCCACTGCGTCTACGTCACCGACTCCGGCGGCAGGCTCACGATGCGGGACGTCCGGGACCGGGTCCACGCCTACCGTCACGTCCTGGAGCCGACCAACCAAATCGGCATCCACCCGCATGAGAACCTGTCCCTGTCGGTGGCCAACTCCGCCGTCGCGGTCGAGGAGGGCGTGACCCGGGTCGACGCCTCGCTGGCCGGGCACGGTGCCGGTGCCGGCAACTGCCCCATCGAGGCTTTCGTCGCCGTCGCGGACATCTACGGATGGAAGCACGGCTGTGATCTGTTCGCCCTGCAGGAGCGGCCGACGACATCGTGCGACCGCTGCAAGACCGACCGGTGGGGGTGGACCGCGAAACCCTCACGCTCGGCTTCGCGGGCGTCTATTCCAGTTTCCTGCGCCAACCATGGCCTCGACACTCGCGAGATCCTCGTCGAGGTCGGACGCCGCGGCATGGTCGGTGGCCAGGAGGACATGATCACAGACATCGCCCTCGACCTGGCGAGGAAAAAGGTCGCGAGCCGCAGGATCGAGCCTCTCGCGCCCCACGCGATGGGCCCAAGAGAGTCCTGACCGGGCGAGTTGCTCCTCAGGCCTCGTGCGGCGGTTCGGCCTGGCCCGGCGAGCGTGACCCGTCCGTCGCCCGGATGAGGTCCTGATGGTGTAGGGCCATGGCCTTCTTGAGATTCTCACGGTTACCGCCGCGGATCGCCGCGACTATCTCGGCGTGTACGGCGATGTTGTGGGCGTACATCTCGTCGTGACCCGGAAGCAGCTCGGCGCGCGTCAGGCTCCCGGTGATGATCGCTGCCAACGCCTCGTACATACCCGCGAGCACGGGGATGCGTGAGGCACGGGCGATGGCCAGGTGCAGCCGCAGGTTGGCCTCGAGGTAGGCGCGAGGCTCGGAGGCGTTCCGCATCTCCTCCAGCGCCCACTCCATGTCGCGGACATCCTTCGGGCCTGCTCTGTCCACGGCCACCGAGGTCAGCGTCGTCTCGAGATGAGCGCGGGCCTCGAAGAGCTCCAACGGATCGGTGCCGGCGCCGGAGAACCAGAGGTCCAGTGCCCCGAGCCGGACCTGAGGGGGCACGTTCGCGACGAAGATGCCGCCACCGGGTCCGGGTCGCACCACGACGAGGTCACGGTCACGCAGGATGCGGAGAGCCTCGTTACAGACCGTCGGGCTGATGCCGAACCGGTCCATCAAGTCGGTTCGACGGCCCAGTGACGTGCCGACCGGGGTTCGTGCAGCGAGCAGCTCGTTCTCGACTTGGGCAGCGACCTGCTGGGCGCGAGAGAGGTTCGACCGGGCCTCAGGCATGGGGGCCGCCCTTCATCGCCGTGCTCGACGCCCAGATCACCGCGAACTCGTTGCCGGCGCTCTGAACAGTCGTGCTCCTCGAACATCATCGGATTTCTGGTATCAGGCCATTATCATACCTGCAGGTTGCGGCTGATTGAGTGGACGGTAGCAGCTTGCACTGTTGGACCTGGGAATCCCGCGCCAAGCAAGCCGTGGTTTCCGTGCAAACTGTCTGCAGGATTCCTGGGCGAGGCAGATGGCTCCGCAAGTCGCCCTGCGCAGCCGCGAACCGAGGACCACACAGACTTCGCTGAGCAGGAGCGGGAATCTCCGCCACCACGGGCCCTGGGGTGGCGGGCACCAATGTCTCTCCCGATACCGGCCTTCCGATGACGAGGAAGTGAGGGGCGAGAGCCGCGTCAGCGATGGGTATGTCGTGAGACGCCGACCCCGGAAGGCCGGCGGCCTCGTCCGTCGCTCCGGCAGGCGAGTCGATCTCATGAACGGCGCGTCGCACGGAGACTCGGTTGGTGCGCGGGGAGGTTCGCGGATGCACTGGTGTGGTGTCCGCTCGGGCGACCGCGTCGCGATGGGCAGTACCTGCCACGACCGGGACTTTCACGTGCGGGAATTCGGCGTGACGTCGGCGCGCTCACGGCGTGGCTCACCGCGAGTAGCCACGGCGCTTACGAGCACGACTCCGGGGACTGGTCCGAACACTCGTGCGCGGATCGGCCGATGCGCACAAATCCTGCACCCATGATCTGACCCGCTCGCGCCCTACGTGCCGTGTGGGCATTGCAGGTGTTACACCGA
Proteins encoded in this region:
- a CDS encoding 4-hydroxy-2-oxovalerate aldolase, whose product is MDLRGRRGRREREAHGAAAAGDRHIEELAKAHDLGVVSVRVATHATEADIAIQHIGKAREFGMDASGFLVTSHMAPAAELTERAKIMEDAGAHCVYVTDSGGRLTMRDVRDRVHAYRHVLEPTNQIGIHPHENLSLSVANSAVAVEEGVTRVDASLAGHGAGAGNCPIEAFVAVADIYGWKHGCDLFALQERPTTSCDRCKTDRWGWTAKPSRSASRASIPVSCANHGLDTREILVEVGRRGMVGGQEDMITDIALDLARKKVASRRIEPLAPHAMGPRES
- a CDS encoding FadR/GntR family transcriptional regulator, with the protein product MPEARSNLSRAQQVAAQVENELLAARTPVGTSLGRRTDLMDRFGISPTVCNEALRILRDRDLVVVRPGPGGGIFVANVPPQVRLGALDLWFSGAGTDPLELFEARAHLETTLTSVAVDRAGPKDVRDMEWALEEMRNASEPRAYLEANLRLHLAIARASRIPVLAGMYEALAAIITGSLTRAELLPGHDEMYAHNIAVHAEIVAAIRGGNRENLKKAMALHHQDLIRATDGSRSPGQAEPPHEA
- a CDS encoding tyrosine-type recombinase/integrase — protein: MSVVEGEILSGDWLNPELSRVLLGDYGRAWLKERKVSQRTREEHTSVWRNHVEPFLGRYQVNEIGPELIRRWRAELLEKGRSEDRTAKAYRLARSMFATAVDDGRIKRNPCRIKGADQHRTPERPHASIDEVYRLADVMPPRYRFLVLLAAFSGLRWGELVALQARDVDRETMLVRVSRKIAQMKDGELVVGPTKSAAGVRTVALPRFLDEDLAAHLPEFAEPGREGLLFTGKRGGILRRGNFHRETDWARTVVKAGLPKGFHFHDLRHTGNQMAAEAGATTRELMQRMGQSTVRAALIYQHATSARDRQIADELNARVERYRSSKRGDPDDGSAASMVPIG